The Clostridia bacterium DNA window CTACAATATTTTTTAAGTTCTAATCTGTCTGGATCATTTTTCTTATTCTTCATAGTATCATAATTTCTCTGCTTACATTCGGTACAAGCTAATGTTACTCTCGTTCTCAATTATAAACACCTCCTGCCACCTGTCAAAGACTAACTTACAGCGTTTTCGTCAAGTTATAAAAAAGCCTTTCTA harbors:
- the rpmG gene encoding 50S ribosomal protein L33, with translation MRTRVTLACTECKQRNYDTMKNKKNDPDRLELKKYCRFCKKHTLHKETK